A window of Candidatus Thermoplasmatota archaeon contains these coding sequences:
- a CDS encoding choice-of-anchor P family protein, whose protein sequence is MIRSRPVTPAAALLLSMVLVGSPAGAAVVAPIPNASAPDFERVGWTAFPPGAPVRDHEAAFGAKDPTHGLAHGVNPAAIDIASGVASVGANPGPEPSLAWSDADASHVFFRLRVGGDPTSPGKDPKMYKAYHWNVLVDADGDGMSEFVVDLFGGKRADPPHPAGSLVVHNNHACEDVPTGNVDADNAVAPGQVVWSAPASKASNAYTRARATGDGQYWIEMAVPWTAFTYARGVCAGERALFTGSSPGLFASTSASNTNPLQKDWMAGAVLAPRLEVSKSADVAEAAPGGLITYTLEVANVGSGWARTPTLTDAVPAHTSFVSASNGGIHDAATGLVRWTLPSLAPGARATVDLSVVVADPLPSDVGAVENVAVAGGAASNAVTTPIVRAPALALALVAAPPALGPGGVGIFTFSYANTGSARAIDVVLETAFEGPGIPRPSDGVDMEGGFARWSVGDLEPGASGIATLRIDVDAALEPGVHTLVASGRLVAANAPATAAGPATILAMATAGLAVTSTPSIAEARPGDAITWTIAWRNDGNATVADARLEQVLPPGFVVVSVGDGGRMEEGVLVWVLGTLGPGASGATMVVVRAPSTAPEGRTLHEDAVTLSARSAAPARAVSQVLLIAEPLAELGFEALAPATGPGGALAFRATWSNGGDAVLRDAVLSVLFEGPVSPASLRFPIGDVAPGANGAITFDVRADERLRHGSHPVLAHAALASANAPAAAAGPARATVVAGAALALAVDVSPERGGPGDAFRWNLAWANVGNGTAASATLADLVPPGFALVAISPGGIASGDALLWTLRDLAAGSSGAAWFEARAPAHVPAGESRFPNDAKLSAEGLDTVEGSVEAIVASRGVLALAVSVSRPAMGPGDVAALTITLTNVGNAAASDARVEGLVEGPARWPDASPDARLAWDVGRLDAGETRTLVVGVVGDAIVPHGIHEVVASFNVRALDADVPAPAGVSIGIHASARLSLASTVEPGETIAGGEARFRLAWANLGNGTARGARLLDVVPAHATLVDAGSGAEVRDGLVTWRLGDLHPGARGFVDMDVRVAWPMPNGTTRVSDDALLEAEGPEAARDAATLLVRAAPDLAVAKTVDRTAASPGDRLFYTIGVENRGSAAASNVLILDALPGHLSLVETSESCGLVAETREVRCLVGTLAAGARAPFWILAAVDATMPSGETRLVNVAEARFLEGAPARSNEVETVVAAAPEVEVLKRVNPGSATEGELLRYVITVVNHGNADARDLVVRDPLPPELEFVDAEPEAVVDGSVVTWQVPLLEAHGGSITLLLLTRVRDLDVKSVVACNAASVEGANVPATESARACVRLSCAMPDPLASSAAASVALVGGAPSHEVAQRGEGRQESGSATELMTLPGVRIGLGANAVTGAVAEDGAAVANAQSVFGPIDVLGRLKADGAVMNLVAATDGANATWSIEGTRFLNLTLDGVPLTDVVPGLEIDLAGARATLLRVDARTEAPRQGYEGFAAFRSTATLTLLALEPVLGAPVSVGVAHATALTGVEPECSGPSHPWMRADAALVDVGGLHAVHAGVRGLGGEDERRGDMFASPLVEARGWRALARGATNTTWARAETGLEAAYVDILDGLVVARGLEGRIVVENGPSKLEGHMAIAELIVEGQAYAGGAMPQSEIPLGGGGRVLLNERIALHDGGLRVNLIRVEGPDGVTLALVGALQAEAHLTT, encoded by the coding sequence ATGATCAGGTCTCGTCCGGTCACGCCAGCCGCCGCGCTGCTTCTTTCGATGGTCCTCGTCGGGTCCCCGGCGGGAGCCGCGGTCGTGGCGCCCATCCCGAACGCGTCCGCGCCCGATTTCGAGCGCGTGGGTTGGACCGCTTTCCCTCCGGGCGCTCCCGTCCGAGACCACGAGGCCGCGTTCGGCGCGAAGGATCCGACGCACGGTCTCGCCCACGGCGTCAACCCGGCCGCGATCGACATCGCAAGCGGCGTGGCGTCGGTCGGCGCGAACCCGGGCCCGGAGCCCTCGCTCGCGTGGAGCGACGCCGACGCTTCGCACGTCTTCTTTCGGCTCCGGGTCGGCGGCGATCCCACGAGCCCCGGCAAGGACCCCAAGATGTACAAGGCGTACCACTGGAACGTCCTCGTCGACGCCGACGGGGACGGCATGAGCGAGTTCGTGGTGGATCTCTTCGGCGGGAAGCGCGCCGACCCCCCGCACCCCGCGGGAAGCCTCGTCGTCCACAACAACCACGCCTGCGAAGACGTTCCCACGGGGAACGTGGACGCCGACAACGCGGTCGCCCCGGGCCAGGTCGTCTGGTCCGCGCCGGCCTCGAAGGCGTCGAACGCTTACACGCGTGCGCGCGCGACGGGCGATGGCCAGTATTGGATCGAGATGGCCGTGCCTTGGACCGCGTTCACCTACGCGCGCGGCGTCTGCGCGGGGGAGCGCGCCCTCTTCACCGGCTCGAGCCCCGGCCTCTTCGCATCCACGAGCGCCTCCAACACGAATCCGCTCCAGAAGGATTGGATGGCCGGCGCGGTTCTAGCCCCCCGGCTCGAGGTTTCGAAATCGGCCGACGTCGCGGAGGCCGCGCCGGGCGGCCTCATCACCTACACGCTCGAGGTCGCGAACGTCGGCTCGGGATGGGCGCGGACGCCCACGCTCACGGACGCGGTGCCGGCGCACACGTCCTTCGTCTCCGCCTCGAACGGAGGCATCCACGACGCCGCGACGGGTCTCGTGCGGTGGACGCTCCCGAGCCTCGCGCCCGGCGCGCGGGCCACGGTCGACCTCAGCGTCGTCGTCGCCGATCCTCTGCCGTCCGACGTCGGCGCGGTCGAGAACGTCGCCGTCGCGGGCGGCGCGGCGAGCAACGCCGTCACGACCCCGATCGTCCGCGCGCCCGCGCTCGCATTGGCGCTCGTCGCGGCGCCCCCCGCGCTCGGACCCGGAGGAGTCGGGATCTTCACCTTCAGCTACGCGAACACGGGCTCCGCGCGCGCGATCGACGTCGTCCTCGAGACGGCCTTCGAGGGGCCCGGCATTCCGCGACCCTCGGACGGCGTTGACATGGAAGGCGGTTTCGCGCGCTGGTCGGTCGGCGACCTCGAGCCGGGCGCCTCGGGCATCGCCACGCTCCGCATCGACGTCGATGCGGCGCTCGAGCCCGGCGTCCACACCCTCGTCGCCTCGGGCCGTCTCGTTGCCGCGAACGCTCCCGCGACCGCGGCCGGTCCCGCGACGATCCTCGCGATGGCGACCGCGGGGCTCGCGGTTACCTCGACCCCGTCGATCGCGGAGGCGCGGCCCGGCGACGCGATCACGTGGACGATCGCCTGGCGCAACGACGGCAACGCGACCGTCGCCGACGCCCGGCTCGAGCAGGTCCTTCCGCCCGGGTTCGTCGTCGTCTCCGTCGGGGACGGCGGTCGAATGGAGGAAGGCGTTCTCGTCTGGGTCCTCGGCACCCTCGGACCCGGCGCTTCGGGCGCCACGATGGTCGTCGTCCGGGCGCCCTCGACCGCGCCGGAAGGACGGACGCTCCACGAGGACGCCGTCACCCTGAGCGCGCGCTCGGCCGCGCCTGCCCGCGCCGTGTCGCAGGTCCTCCTGATCGCCGAGCCGCTCGCCGAGCTCGGCTTCGAGGCGCTCGCGCCCGCGACGGGCCCCGGCGGCGCGCTCGCGTTCCGCGCGACATGGTCGAACGGGGGCGACGCCGTCCTGCGCGACGCCGTGCTCTCGGTCCTTTTCGAGGGCCCGGTCTCTCCCGCGTCGCTCCGATTCCCGATCGGGGACGTCGCGCCCGGCGCGAACGGGGCCATCACGTTCGACGTTCGCGCCGACGAACGTCTGCGCCACGGATCCCATCCCGTCCTCGCGCACGCCGCGCTCGCGTCCGCGAACGCCCCCGCCGCCGCGGCCGGACCCGCCCGGGCGACCGTGGTGGCGGGCGCCGCGCTCGCGCTCGCCGTCGACGTCTCGCCGGAGCGCGGCGGGCCGGGCGACGCGTTCCGCTGGAATCTCGCATGGGCCAACGTCGGGAACGGGACCGCGGCCTCGGCGACGCTTGCCGACCTCGTCCCGCCCGGTTTCGCGCTCGTCGCGATCTCGCCCGGCGGGATCGCCTCGGGCGATGCGCTCCTCTGGACGCTCAGGGATCTCGCGGCGGGATCGTCCGGCGCGGCGTGGTTCGAGGCCCGGGCGCCCGCGCATGTGCCTGCGGGCGAGTCGCGCTTCCCGAACGACGCGAAGCTCAGCGCCGAGGGGCTCGACACGGTCGAGGGCTCGGTCGAGGCGATCGTCGCCTCGCGCGGCGTGCTTGCGCTCGCCGTCTCGGTCTCGCGCCCCGCGATGGGCCCCGGCGACGTGGCCGCGCTCACGATCACGCTGACGAACGTGGGCAACGCGGCCGCTTCCGATGCGCGCGTCGAGGGGCTCGTCGAGGGCCCCGCGCGCTGGCCCGATGCCTCGCCGGATGCGAGGCTCGCCTGGGACGTCGGGAGGCTCGATGCGGGCGAAACCCGCACGCTCGTCGTTGGCGTCGTCGGCGACGCGATCGTTCCGCACGGCATCCACGAGGTCGTCGCTTCGTTCAACGTTCGCGCGCTCGACGCCGACGTCCCCGCGCCCGCCGGCGTTTCGATCGGCATCCACGCCTCGGCACGGCTGTCCCTCGCGTCGACCGTCGAACCCGGCGAAACGATCGCGGGCGGGGAGGCGCGGTTCCGACTTGCGTGGGCCAACCTCGGAAACGGCACCGCGCGTGGCGCCCGGCTGCTCGACGTCGTTCCGGCGCACGCGACGCTCGTGGACGCGGGGTCCGGGGCTGAGGTCCGCGACGGCCTCGTGACGTGGCGACTCGGCGACCTCCACCCCGGCGCTCGCGGCTTCGTGGACATGGACGTCCGCGTCGCGTGGCCCATGCCGAACGGGACGACGCGCGTCTCGGACGACGCGCTTCTCGAAGCGGAGGGACCGGAGGCGGCGCGCGACGCCGCGACGCTTCTCGTCCGCGCCGCTCCCGACCTCGCGGTCGCCAAGACCGTGGACCGGACCGCCGCGAGCCCCGGGGACCGGCTGTTCTACACGATCGGCGTCGAGAATCGCGGGTCGGCGGCCGCTTCGAACGTCTTGATCCTCGATGCGCTTCCGGGGCATCTGTCTCTCGTCGAAACGAGCGAATCCTGCGGCCTCGTCGCAGAGACGCGGGAGGTGCGCTGCCTCGTCGGCACGCTTGCGGCCGGCGCCCGCGCTCCGTTCTGGATCCTCGCCGCCGTCGACGCGACGATGCCCTCCGGCGAGACGCGCCTCGTCAACGTCGCGGAGGCGCGCTTCCTCGAAGGCGCGCCGGCGCGGTCGAACGAGGTGGAGACCGTCGTCGCGGCGGCGCCCGAGGTCGAAGTCCTCAAGCGCGTGAACCCGGGCTCGGCGACGGAAGGTGAGCTCCTGCGCTACGTGATCACGGTGGTGAACCACGGAAACGCGGACGCCCGCGACCTCGTGGTCCGGGACCCGCTGCCGCCCGAGCTCGAGTTCGTCGACGCGGAGCCGGAGGCCGTCGTCGACGGCTCCGTCGTGACGTGGCAGGTGCCGCTCCTCGAAGCCCACGGCGGCTCGATCACGCTGCTCCTCCTCACACGCGTGCGCGACCTCGACGTGAAGAGCGTCGTCGCGTGCAACGCGGCGAGCGTCGAGGGCGCGAACGTTCCCGCAACGGAAAGCGCGCGCGCGTGCGTTCGATTGAGCTGCGCGATGCCGGACCCGCTCGCGAGCAGCGCGGCGGCCTCGGTCGCCCTCGTCGGCGGCGCGCCGTCGCACGAGGTCGCGCAGCGCGGCGAAGGCCGTCAGGAGTCGGGCTCCGCGACGGAGCTCATGACGCTGCCCGGCGTGAGGATCGGCCTCGGCGCGAACGCGGTGACGGGCGCCGTCGCCGAGGACGGCGCCGCCGTCGCGAACGCGCAAAGCGTGTTCGGGCCCATCGACGTCCTGGGCCGCCTCAAGGCCGACGGCGCGGTGATGAATCTCGTCGCCGCCACGGACGGCGCGAACGCCACGTGGTCGATCGAAGGTACGCGATTCCTGAACCTCACGCTCGACGGCGTCCCGCTCACGGACGTCGTGCCGGGCCTCGAGATCGATCTCGCGGGTGCCCGCGCGACGCTTCTCAGGGTCGACGCGCGCACCGAGGCGCCGCGCCAGGGATACGAAGGCTTCGCCGCCTTCCGCTCGACCGCGACGCTCACCCTCCTCGCCCTCGAACCCGTGCTCGGTGCTCCCGTCTCGGTGGGCGTCGCCCACGCGACGGCGCTCACGGGCGTGGAACCCGAGTGCTCGGGCCCGTCCCATCCGTGGATGCGGGCCGATGCCGCCCTCGTCGACGTCGGCGGTCTTCACGCGGTCCACGCCGGCGTCAGGGGGCTCGGCGGCGAGGACGAGCGTCGCGGCGACATGTTCGCGTCGCCGCTCGTCGAGGCGCGCGGCTGGCGCGCCCTCGCGCGCGGCGCGACGAACACGACGTGGGCGCGCGCCGAGACCGGCCTCGAAGCGGCTTACGTCGACATCCTCGACGGCCTGGTGGTCGCGCGCGGCCTCGAGGGCCGGATCGTGGTCGAGAACGGACCCTCGAAGCTCGAGGGCCACATGGCGATCGCGGAGCTCATCGTGGAAGGCCAGGCCTACGCGGGCGGCGCGATGCCTCAATCGGAGATCCCCCTCGGAGGAGGCGGTCGCGTGCTCCTGAACGAGCGCATCGCGCTCCACGACGGAGGCCTGCGGGTGAACCTCATCCGCGTCGAGGGCCCCGACGGGGTCACCCTCGCGCTCGTGGGCGCGCTCCAGGCGGAAGCGCACCTGACGACGTGA
- a CDS encoding type II secretion system F family protein, producing the protein MNGSVLPAGLKIAKPARDVDLARVVTWGALAAGILLAAAAMPAALGYIPGRALDLLAAGLLVGLGPFALLENARRREVEEIDDRFPDFLRDLAASRRAGLTLPAAVEVAARSDHGALGHHIRRLAERLDWNIEFAEAFERFSIETRTPAVRRAARLVAEASAAGGNVSEVLMIAARDARASRQMRVERRSMISMYVAIIHISFVVFLGVVALLYATLVPELVLATSQAASASAAGLSFRSVDLDDFETFYYAAALAQGLGGGLVAGVLGSGSWRGGLGHAWVMVALAFAVFAGVL; encoded by the coding sequence ATGAACGGGTCGGTCCTCCCTGCGGGCCTCAAGATCGCGAAACCCGCTCGCGACGTCGACCTCGCGCGGGTCGTAACGTGGGGGGCTCTTGCGGCGGGCATCCTTCTTGCGGCCGCCGCCATGCCGGCGGCGCTTGGATACATCCCGGGCAGAGCGCTCGATCTCCTCGCGGCCGGCCTCCTCGTCGGGCTCGGCCCCTTCGCGCTTCTCGAGAACGCGCGCCGACGCGAGGTCGAGGAGATCGACGACCGCTTTCCGGACTTTCTTCGCGACCTCGCCGCCTCGAGGAGGGCAGGATTGACCTTGCCCGCGGCGGTGGAGGTCGCGGCCCGCAGCGACCATGGCGCGCTCGGGCACCATATCAGGCGACTTGCCGAGCGCCTCGACTGGAACATCGAGTTCGCCGAGGCCTTCGAACGCTTCAGCATCGAGACCCGGACGCCCGCGGTTCGACGCGCGGCCCGGCTTGTGGCCGAGGCCAGCGCTGCGGGCGGCAACGTGAGCGAAGTCCTCATGATCGCCGCGCGCGACGCACGCGCCAGCCGGCAGATGAGAGTCGAGCGGCGATCGATGATTTCGATGTACGTCGCGATCATCCACATCTCGTTCGTCGTGTTCCTGGGCGTTGTCGCGCTGCTCTACGCGACCCTCGTGCCTGAGCTGGTCCTCGCGACCTCGCAGGCGGCTTCGGCATCGGCCGCGGGCCTCTCGTTCCGCAGCGTGGATCTCGACGACTTCGAGACGTTTTACTACGCGGCCGCGCTCGCCCAGGGTCTCGGAGGCGGTCTGGTCGCGGGCGTCCTCGGCTCCGGCTCCTGGCGAGGCGGGCTCGGACACGCGTGGGTCATGGTCGCCCTCGCGTTCGCCGTGTTCGCAGGGGTGCTCTAA
- a CDS encoding PAS domain-containing sensor histidine kinase: protein MATANPAAVRLSEAERWLSWVRFPIIVVNTIVYGVSGPAREATPWLAEVIIVAALIYGIVTLFRDPFQRLRPIVAAWATTLFDFGFIMVWIYATGGFHSPFQHLFFVAIASVALRFSPVATVVGAAAYGVSYLGLLVGMGQLERNLVEALLRVSYFGFVAAVSAFIAQQYFDEARAKGEMREEMRLVQRAEEKFRSLLEAAPDPIVITDDGGAITLVNAQAEGLFGQTRDRLLGAPISSLLAADTTNLTALTPKRGRKTAEVVARDAAGQAIPMEVTSSAVSLGSDALVIHVLRDLRERKLAEVERHRAVERQAEVERLREMDAFRTKFINMAAHELGTPLTPIRMQIHILKRADMTRLSPEQIKSIQVLDRNVERLRILTQDVLDVARIQAASLGLDRKSIDLNRLVLEAVESYAEAAHVSGLHLEARIHGACSLEADPKRLMQVLFNLIGNAIKFTPRGGHVQVRTERRANDVLLMVEDDGTGLTLEDASLLFRPFSQVGAMKDRKTGSGLGLYICKGIVESHGGTIAVASPGPGRGTVFTVRIPVTPPQGPDVPTPKPTTTPRPIDSIQGRVRELI, encoded by the coding sequence ATGGCGACGGCGAATCCCGCGGCGGTCCGGTTGAGCGAAGCCGAGCGATGGCTTTCGTGGGTCCGGTTCCCGATCATCGTGGTCAATACCATCGTTTACGGAGTCTCAGGTCCCGCTCGCGAAGCGACGCCGTGGCTCGCCGAGGTCATCATCGTCGCGGCGCTCATCTACGGCATCGTCACGCTCTTCCGCGACCCCTTTCAACGTCTCCGGCCGATCGTCGCCGCATGGGCGACGACCCTTTTCGATTTCGGCTTCATCATGGTATGGATCTACGCGACGGGGGGTTTCCACTCGCCCTTTCAGCACCTGTTTTTCGTCGCGATCGCCTCCGTCGCGCTCCGTTTCAGCCCCGTGGCCACCGTCGTCGGCGCCGCGGCGTACGGGGTGAGCTATCTCGGCCTTCTCGTCGGCATGGGACAGCTTGAACGCAATCTCGTCGAGGCGCTCCTTCGGGTATCCTATTTCGGATTTGTCGCCGCCGTGAGCGCTTTCATCGCGCAACAGTATTTCGACGAAGCCCGCGCGAAGGGCGAGATGCGGGAGGAGATGAGGCTCGTGCAGCGCGCCGAGGAGAAGTTCCGCAGCCTCCTCGAAGCCGCGCCCGACCCGATCGTGATCACCGACGACGGGGGCGCCATCACGCTCGTGAACGCCCAGGCGGAAGGTCTCTTTGGTCAAACGCGAGACCGGCTCCTCGGGGCCCCGATCTCGTCCCTGCTCGCGGCGGATACCACGAACCTCACGGCGCTCACCCCGAAACGGGGTCGGAAGACTGCAGAGGTCGTCGCGCGCGACGCGGCGGGGCAGGCGATTCCGATGGAGGTGACCTCGAGCGCGGTGTCCCTGGGGTCCGACGCGCTCGTCATCCATGTTCTCAGGGACCTCCGCGAGCGCAAGCTGGCCGAGGTCGAAAGACATCGCGCGGTCGAACGCCAGGCCGAGGTCGAGCGGCTGCGCGAAATGGACGCCTTCAGGACGAAGTTCATCAACATGGCGGCGCACGAGCTCGGAACCCCCCTCACGCCCATCCGGATGCAGATCCACATCCTCAAGCGAGCCGACATGACCCGGCTGTCGCCGGAGCAGATCAAGTCCATCCAGGTCCTCGACCGGAACGTCGAGCGCCTTCGCATCCTCACACAGGACGTATTGGACGTCGCCCGTATCCAGGCCGCAAGTCTTGGGCTCGACCGCAAATCCATCGACCTCAACCGCCTCGTCCTCGAGGCCGTCGAGAGCTACGCGGAGGCGGCGCACGTCTCGGGCCTTCACCTCGAGGCTCGGATCCACGGAGCGTGCTCGCTCGAAGCCGATCCAAAGCGGCTCATGCAGGTCCTTTTCAATCTCATCGGCAACGCGATCAAATTCACGCCGCGAGGAGGGCATGTGCAGGTGCGGACCGAGAGGCGGGCCAACGACGTTCTCCTTATGGTCGAGGACGACGGCACGGGTTTGACGCTTGAAGACGCCTCATTGCTGTTCCGCCCATTCTCCCAGGTCGGGGCGATGAAGGACCGCAAGACCGGTTCAGGTCTCGGCCTCTACATCTGCAAGGGCATCGTCGAATCCCACGGCGGGACCATCGCCGTCGCGAGTCCCGGTCCTGGCCGCGGAACCGTGTTCACGGTCAGGATCCCCGTCACGCCGCCCCAGGGTCCGGACGTTCCGACGCCGAAACCGACCACGACGCCGCGGCCGATCGACTCCATCCAAGGGCGCGTGCGGGAGCTGATCTGA
- a CDS encoding DMT family transporter encodes MASGDRLVVPALLAVSFSFATMAIAGKIALTGLPPLALAGVRVASAAVVLLAAAWFVARERVPRADLARMAGLAFLGVTVNQVLFIQGLSLTGAIPATVLVATIPAFTLLVAGVLGHEKLTARRGFGVAVSFTGVVVLLGASAVGGLGTSLLGDALILVNALSYSFYLVLSRPVLARYSPVTVVGVTFGFGALFTLAVSAPSLATVDWAALPRDVVLATGWVVLVSTILAYGLNNWVLRRAPASTVASYVYLQPLIAAALAIPLFGEALTPGILAGGALILGGVALVTRDGRPKAAPLPAAPE; translated from the coding sequence GTGGCCTCCGGCGACCGCCTCGTCGTCCCCGCGCTTCTCGCCGTGTCGTTCTCGTTCGCGACCATGGCCATCGCCGGGAAGATCGCGCTCACGGGGCTCCCGCCGCTCGCCCTCGCGGGCGTGCGCGTCGCGAGCGCGGCCGTCGTGCTGCTCGCGGCCGCCTGGTTCGTCGCCCGCGAGCGCGTGCCCCGCGCGGACCTCGCCCGCATGGCGGGCCTCGCCTTCCTCGGCGTCACCGTCAACCAGGTCCTGTTCATCCAGGGCTTGAGCCTCACGGGAGCCATCCCCGCCACGGTGCTCGTCGCCACGATCCCCGCCTTCACGCTCCTCGTCGCGGGCGTCCTCGGTCACGAGAAACTCACGGCGAGAAGGGGTTTCGGCGTCGCGGTGAGCTTCACGGGCGTCGTCGTGCTCCTCGGCGCGAGCGCGGTCGGCGGCCTCGGGACGAGCCTTCTTGGGGACGCGCTCATCCTCGTGAACGCCCTGTCGTACTCGTTCTACCTCGTGCTCTCGCGTCCCGTCCTCGCTCGCTACAGCCCCGTCACCGTGGTCGGCGTCACGTTCGGCTTCGGGGCGCTCTTCACCCTCGCCGTCTCGGCGCCCTCGCTCGCGACCGTCGATTGGGCCGCGCTTCCCCGCGACGTCGTCCTCGCGACGGGTTGGGTCGTGCTCGTGAGCACCATCCTCGCCTACGGGCTCAACAACTGGGTCCTCAGACGCGCGCCCGCCTCGACCGTCGCGAGCTACGTGTACCTGCAGCCTCTCATCGCGGCCGCGCTCGCGATTCCGCTCTTCGGCGAGGCGCTGACGCCGGGGATTCTCGCGGGCGGAGCCCTCATCCTTGGGGGGGTCGCGCTCGTGACCCGGGATGGAAGGCCGAAGGCCGCGCCGCTTCCGGCCGCCCCCGAATGA